AGACATCGGATACGCTATTCTTGATGCCCGTTGCTTACGAATGCGCTTTGATGTTGTTAAGGTGGAGTGAGAGAAAACTGTCATGGAGTATGTCCTCTTTGAAAAAACGGAACTTTGGATTAGCCCGGTGAAATTGAGTGGGGTTGATCTGAGCATGTGCGCTCAGGTGGCTTCCCAAGTATTGGGACTCGAACCTGAAGAGATCATGGTTACAGATGTTCTCGATGATTGCCTCACACTAGACGTGTTAGTTCCAAAAATCAGAGCAGAACGGATCATAGCTCGTGAAAAGGCCCTGCTGGAGGCTCTGGCAACTATCCCTGGTGTAGGGATCACGGCAGATACGACGATCCACTCGTCCGGGATTTTGGGACTGATCAGTCTTGATGAAGCGACAGGGAAGAAAGTGTTGAAGAGATCCCGCGTCCTAGGTGCACAGATTGCCGAAAGAATTCGAAAACGAGCCATAGTTTTTGCCACAGGGAAAGAAGTTCTCAATGGGCAAATCCAGGATACGAACACTCCATTCATAATCACAAAGCTGCGGTCGGAAGGCTACCATGTACTGAAAGGACCGATATTAGAAGACAGTACCACTGCAATTTCGAGAGCCTTTTATCGGGCAGCAGATGATGGCTACGGAATTGTCATCACCACGGGCGGCATTGGGGCTGAAAGTAAGGATCAGACCCTGTCAGGCTTGTCTCAAGTGGACCCTCAGGCGCTCATGCCTTATATCCTCAAATTTGAGCAGGGCCAGGGCCGCCACGCGAAAGACGGTGTGCGCATTGGAGTGGGTGTCTTAGAGCAAACGCTGATTATTTGCCTTCCCGGTCCTCATGATGAGGTTGCACTGGCTTGGCCCGCTTTGCTTGATGGCCTAAAAACTAACATGGGCAAAGAAGGCTTGGCTGACACTATAGCCGACGCATTGCGGCACAAATTCCTTTCACGCACTGGTCACAACGCTCCGAGTCTTGGTCATCATTGTAAGGAGGGCTCGTATGGCTCTTAGCAAAATGGTACTTGAGGAGGCTGCTCAGAGACTTCTTGCTGCATCTCGTAACGTAGAGCCCATAGATCCGCTGACGGAAACTTATCCGGGGATCACTGTGGAAGAAGCCTACCGTATCCAACTCCGGGTCATGGATATGAAAAAATCGGCCGGACAGGTGGTGGTGGGTAAAAAGATCGGCTTAACCAGTCTGGCCATGCAGGCCATGCTTGGGGTCAAAGAACCTGATTACGGGCACATCCTGAACGGCATGGTGGTCATGGAAGGGGAGAAGATCCCCGTCGGCGAGCTCATCGCCCCGCGCATCGAAGGGGAAATCGCCTTTGTTCTGAAGGAAGATCTGAAGGGCCCGGGAGTGACCTTGACCGATGTCCTGCGGTGCAGCGAAGGGGTGATTCCGGCTTTCGAGATCATCGACAGCCGCATCCGCGACTGGAAGATCAAGCTTCCCGACACTGTGGCGGATAATGCTTCGAGCGCCCGTATCGTTCTGGGTGGCGTTCTTACTGCCGCTCAGGCCATCGACCTTCGGACCGTGGGAATGGTGATGGAAAAGAACGGAGAGGTCCTGGCCACGGCGGCCGGGGCGGCCGTGCTGGGCCATCCGGCTCAGGCAGTTGCTTGGCTGGCCAACAAGCTCTCTGCGTATGGGATCGTCCTTCGGAAAGGGGAGGTCGTCCTTTCGGGTTCCTTGACGGCCGCCGCACCGGTTGCGGCGGGAGATTTCTTCAGAGCCGATTTCGGATCCCTCGGGGATGTGAAAATCAAATTCATTTGATGTGAAGAGTAAGGTTATGGAAATTCATTCCGGGCTCCTCCACAGAATTTGTGCTGAAGACAAGGGGGAAAAGAAGGAAATCATACATTTTATCAGTAGGGGGTGCAAAATGAAAGAACGTATTATCAGTAGGGGGTGCAAAATGAAAGAACGTAGATATTTGCTGAAGTTGGCAGTTGTCCAAATTTTGTTTATGAGCCTGGCCGTTGGATTGATGGTCATGCCTTCGTCATCAGCGCTGGCTGCGGCCAAACCTGCGGAGTTGAAGATCGCGGTCGTACAGAGCCTGTCAGGTCCCGGAGTGCCTCACGATATATCCGCTGTCAACGCTGCCAAACTACTCATTGAGCAGTTTAATGCGGCGGGAGGGATAGACGGCGTCAAACTCAAAGGGATCTTTGTAGACGCAACGGGGTCTACGACTGACAAAGTTGTAGAGTTTCAACGTTTGGTCCAGGATGAAAAAGTGGATGTAGTTATCGGCTATACCTCAAGTTCTCAATGTCTGGCTATAGCACCGGCGGCGGATAGGCTAAAAACACTAACCATCTTTCAGGTGTGTGCAAATTACCGCTTGTTCGAACAGCGGAATTATGAGTATGTCTTCAGAACGTCGGCGGACTCCGTGTCGGAAAATGTTGCTGCCGCGCTTTATGTACTCGAGATTAAACCCGACCTCAAGACCATCGCCGGAATGAATTACGACTACGCCTATGGGCGCGATTCCTGGGATATGTTCAAAAAGGCCGTCCTTAAGCTGAAACCAGATGTGAAGGTGGTCGGCGAGCTGTGGACGAAATTCCTCGCGACAGAGTACTCGGCAGAAGTGTCAAAGCTTCTCGCACTCAAACCTGATGTAATCCATACCGTAAACTGGGGCACTGGCCTGACCTCCTTTATCAAAGTTGCCAGCATGCGTGGCTTGTTTAAGCAGAGCTTGTTAGTGGCAACCACGGGGCTTCTGCACCAGGCGGAGATGTTACCCAAAGGTGTAGCGTTCTCCGGCCGCGGTTATCACCTTCAGTTTCCTGATCCAGACAAATTTGAGCCGAACCGGAAGTTTATTGAGAGTTACAAGGGCAAGTTCGGCGTAAATCCCGATTACCAAGGCCATTTCATGGCCCAAGCCATGTATGGTCTGAAGGCGGGAATTGAAAAGGCAATCAAAACTAAGGGGGGCAAGTGGCCAAGCACTGAAGAAATCGTTTTGGCAATGGAAAACCTACGATATGAAACCCCTCGCGGGGAGGTATTCATACAGAAAAATCATCAGGCTGTACATGAGAGCATGTGGGGCCTGACCACGGGTAAACTCCATCCCAAATACGGTTACCCACTACTGGATCATTTTAGGGTGTACCCCACTGTTCAGGTGAACAATCCCCCCGAGACCAAGGCGGTCGAATGGATCGAAAGTTGGCCTAAGAAGAAATGATGCAGGGTGTATAATCGCCAAAAGACTAACACGCGATTGGAGTCATCCGGGCCTATGTTTAGATTCCTACGTCCGGATGACTCATCAGGAAGTAAGCGTTTTGGGCTCATATTAGGAGGATCACAATGGACATTGTGGGCATTATCGTGCTGGATAGTGTGGTGTTTGCTTCTTGGCTATTTCTCGTATCAGCCGGCATCACCTTTATCTTCGGCGTACTGCACATCCTGAACGTTGCGCACGGAAGCATCTTTGCACTCGGTGCATACATGGGCGCCTGGCTTGCGGCTTGGTTCCTCGGCGGCCAATATCCCGTCTGGTTGAGCTTTCCGTTGCTAGTTGTCGGCGCCATACTCGTGGCCGTCACAGTTGGACCACTCATTGAACGCGTATTCTTGAAGCGCATCTACCAAGAAGAGGAGGCCATTCCCCTGCTGACCACGTTTGCCCTTTTCCTCATCCTAGAGGACGTGATTAAGTTGGTGTGGGGGATCGAGCCTCGTTTTGTGAATGCCCCTTTTTCTATTATGGGACAGGTGAGGTTGTTCGGCATTTCCTATGCCGGATATCCATTCCTGCTGGTATGTATTTCGATTTTTTGCGCGGTCATACTTTGGTTGGTAATTAACCGGACCCTTTTCGGTAGACAACTGATCTCTGTTATTGGTGACCGGGAGATCAGTTCCGCCATGGGTATCAATGTTCCGAGAATCGATACGTTCGCCTTTACTTTAGGGTCATTTCTGGCGGCCCTCGGGGGTGCTTTCACCGCCCCTATGATTTCAGTAGAACCGGGTATGGGTATAGAGGTTATAGTGTTGGCCTTTGCAGTGGTGGCCATTGGGGGGCTGGGTAGTATCGGCGGTGCGGCGATTGGCTGTCTCCTCGTGGGCTTCGCGCGGGTCGCCGCCGTTCAGTTCTATCCTGAGCTCGAGCTTTTTGTCATTTACACACTGATGGTCTTAGTGCTCATCTTTCGCCCCCACGGGTTCTTCGGAGGAATAGAGGTACGCCGAATATGAGACTACTAAAGAGATTCAAGGTCGGTTTTTCAGTAGCAATAATGACGGGCGTTGTCCTATTCGCTGTTGCTCCGCTCCTACTTCCAGACTGGATCATCTACGTACTGACTATGGCTTTAGCCAAAGGAATGGTGGCATTTGGGGTGGCCCTAGTTTTGCGTGGCGGGCTCATCTCCTTTGGGCACGGGCTTTACTATGCAGCCGGGGCTTACGCAGCAGCTTTTGCTGTGAACCGATGGAATATCAGGGAATCACTGATCTTAATTCCTCTTTGTGTACTGACAGGGGCTGCGCTGGCTGCTCTCGCGGGCATGTTTCTTAAGCGATATCGGGGGATATTCTTCGCCCTGCTCAGCCTGGCGTTTTCTATGATTTTGTATACGTTACTCTTTAAGTTTTACGATGTGACAGGGGGCACGGACGGAATGCACATTCCATCGGTCAAGATTCTTGGTATCCAGCCGGCGGCAGAGGGCTTTTTTTATATCTACCACTACTATCTCACACTGATCCTGATGATTGGGGTGCTTTATATTGGCTGGCGTTTTATCTCTTCCCCGCTGGGTTACTTGATGCAAGCAGTACACGACAATGAAATCCGTGTCGAATACATGGGGGCCTCCGTGGAGAGATCGATCTACCTTACCTATGTTTTCTCCGGCGCCCTGGGTGGACTGGGAGGGGGTTTAGTAGCGCTTGCTGTCAAGCATGTCTCACCAGAGTTCGCCTATTGGACGGCTTCTGCCGATTTTGTGTTCGTCGCAATCTTGGGGGGCACGGGTAGCGTCTTTGCGCCATTTCTTGGATCGATTGTGTTCGAGTTCGTGAAGAATTACGCCTTCAAGTTTTCGCCCAATACCTGGCAGATGACCTTAGGGGGGATATTACTGCTGATTATATTTTTCTTGCCACAAGGCCTTTGGAGCCTCGCTAAAACCATCAAGAGGAAGGAAATGCAATGACATCTATCCTTGAAACAGTGAGCCTGCACAAGAATTTCGGGATGGTCGTGGCCGCCCGTGACATCAACTTCAGCATCAGCAAAGGAGAGGTGGTAGGTATTATCGGTTCAAACGGGTCCGGCAAGACAACCCTACTCAATCTGATCACCGGCTATGTAGAGCCAACGAGCGGTGAAATCCGTTTCCAAGGTAGAATTATTACCGGGTTTTCCCCAAGACGGTTGATTGCCTTGGGTATCGGCAGGTCCTTTCAGATACCGCAGCTTTACACCGGCCTCACAGTTCTCGAAAACATACTCATTGCGGTGGCTATTCGGTCGGGAAAGAGCTGGGATTTCTGGAATTCTCTTAATAGGGATTCGCGGATGGAAGAGACCTTTGGGGTCCTCAAACAGTTTGGCTTTGAAGACGATGCCAGGCAGGTGGTTGCCAACTTGCCCGAAGGTGGAAGAAAGCTCTTGGATGTGGCGCTATCCTTTGTTTTGAAGCCCAAGCTCTTGCTGATGGATGAGCCCACCAGTGGCGTGAGCCGGAAAGAGAAATTCGCGGTCATGGACACGCTACTCAACACACTCAAGGATGCAGGGGTAACAATAGTGTTTGTCGAGCACGACATGGACATCGTTGAGAGATATGCAGAGCGGGTACTGGTTTTCGACAATGGTGTAGTCATTGCTGATGGCACGGTGAATGCGGTCTTAGCCGATGCAACGGTCAGGCAAGCCATCTTAGGGGTTGAATAACAATGCTGTGTGTCGAAAAGATTACTGTCAATATTAGCGCCTACACCATACTCCGGGGCTTAACTCTAAAGGTGCCCACCGGCGGTATCGTTGCACTGGTGGGACGAAACGGCGCTGGAAAGACCACAACCATGCGAAGCATCATGGGCCTTACGCCCGTGAGTGAGGGTAAGATCAGCCTTGATGATCACAATTTACGGCCTTTACCATCTCATCAGAGGGCAAAGCTTGGTATAGGATACCTGCCGGAGGACCGCAGGCTGATCAATGCTCTGACAGTCGAAGACAATCTTCTGGTCCCCGTTCAGGCCCTGGGTTTATCAGAGGCAGAGGCTGAGGCGCGATTAAAGAGTATCTACAGTCTGCTGCCAGAGGTTAGGGTGATGGCGAATAGGAAAGCGGTGCAGTTAAGCGGTGGCCAACAAAAACTGGTTGCTCTAGCACGAAGTTTTGTGAACGGTAAGAAGCTTTTGTTACTTGATGAGCCTTTCGAAGGAATTTCTACGGCGCTTTCTCAAAAACTCGCACAGGTTATTCGTGAATTCCAAAATGCAGAGGAGGGGCTCTCCGTGCTTGTGGCCGAATCTGACTTAAAGCGGGCGGCTATGCTGACCGATAGGGCCTATCTAATAGAGCGAGGGGAAGTGGATGAAGAAAGTTTCATAGGATAGGCAAATCCAAATTTTCTTTCGACGCCAATAATACGAACGAATTCATCTCTTGGCACGCAGTTGCTGCTTTTCGATAAGTTATTGCAGCCGAAGGAAGGAGGGCAACATGAGGGTATTCGTGTCCACTATTGACATCAGGGGTCATTCGTAAGAATTGTGCACAAGAAAGGTGGGGATAAGCATGAATAGTTCAAGAATTTTGTTAGGAAATGAGGCCATAGCGCGGGGTGCACTTAAGGCGGGCGTTGCCTATGCCGCAGGGTATCCAGGCACCCCCTCTTCAGAGATAATCGACTCATTGTCAAAGCACAAGGACTCCTCAAGCCTCTATGTTGAATGGTCGGTGAACGAAAA
This Pseudomonadota bacterium DNA region includes the following protein-coding sequences:
- a CDS encoding ABC transporter ATP-binding protein yields the protein MTSILETVSLHKNFGMVVAARDINFSISKGEVVGIIGSNGSGKTTLLNLITGYVEPTSGEIRFQGRIITGFSPRRLIALGIGRSFQIPQLYTGLTVLENILIAVAIRSGKSWDFWNSLNRDSRMEETFGVLKQFGFEDDARQVVANLPEGGRKLLDVALSFVLKPKLLLMDEPTSGVSRKEKFAVMDTLLNTLKDAGVTIVFVEHDMDIVERYAERVLVFDNGVVIADGTVNAVLADATVRQAILGVE
- a CDS encoding ATP-binding cassette domain-containing protein, whose translation is MLCVEKITVNISAYTILRGLTLKVPTGGIVALVGRNGAGKTTTMRSIMGLTPVSEGKISLDDHNLRPLPSHQRAKLGIGYLPEDRRLINALTVEDNLLVPVQALGLSEAEAEARLKSIYSLLPEVRVMANRKAVQLSGGQQKLVALARSFVNGKKLLLLDEPFEGISTALSQKLAQVIREFQNAEEGLSVLVAESDLKRAAMLTDRAYLIERGEVDEESFIG
- a CDS encoding branched-chain amino acid ABC transporter permease; amino-acid sequence: MRLLKRFKVGFSVAIMTGVVLFAVAPLLLPDWIIYVLTMALAKGMVAFGVALVLRGGLISFGHGLYYAAGAYAAAFAVNRWNIRESLILIPLCVLTGAALAALAGMFLKRYRGIFFALLSLAFSMILYTLLFKFYDVTGGTDGMHIPSVKILGIQPAAEGFFYIYHYYLTLILMIGVLYIGWRFISSPLGYLMQAVHDNEIRVEYMGASVERSIYLTYVFSGALGGLGGGLVALAVKHVSPEFAYWTASADFVFVAILGGTGSVFAPFLGSIVFEFVKNYAFKFSPNTWQMTLGGILLLIIFFLPQGLWSLAKTIKRKEMQ
- a CDS encoding ABC transporter substrate-binding protein, giving the protein MKERRYLLKLAVVQILFMSLAVGLMVMPSSSALAAAKPAELKIAVVQSLSGPGVPHDISAVNAAKLLIEQFNAAGGIDGVKLKGIFVDATGSTTDKVVEFQRLVQDEKVDVVIGYTSSSQCLAIAPAADRLKTLTIFQVCANYRLFEQRNYEYVFRTSADSVSENVAAALYVLEIKPDLKTIAGMNYDYAYGRDSWDMFKKAVLKLKPDVKVVGELWTKFLATEYSAEVSKLLALKPDVIHTVNWGTGLTSFIKVASMRGLFKQSLLVATTGLLHQAEMLPKGVAFSGRGYHLQFPDPDKFEPNRKFIESYKGKFGVNPDYQGHFMAQAMYGLKAGIEKAIKTKGGKWPSTEEIVLAMENLRYETPRGEVFIQKNHQAVHESMWGLTTGKLHPKYGYPLLDHFRVYPTVQVNNPPETKAVEWIESWPKKK
- a CDS encoding molybdopterin-binding protein; its protein translation is MEYVLFEKTELWISPVKLSGVDLSMCAQVASQVLGLEPEEIMVTDVLDDCLTLDVLVPKIRAERIIAREKALLEALATIPGVGITADTTIHSSGILGLISLDEATGKKVLKRSRVLGAQIAERIRKRAIVFATGKEVLNGQIQDTNTPFIITKLRSEGYHVLKGPILEDSTTAISRAFYRAADDGYGIVITTGGIGAESKDQTLSGLSQVDPQALMPYILKFEQGQGRHAKDGVRIGVGVLEQTLIICLPGPHDEVALAWPALLDGLKTNMGKEGLADTIADALRHKFLSRTGHNAPSLGHHCKEGSYGS
- a CDS encoding branched-chain amino acid ABC transporter permease, whose product is MDIVGIIVLDSVVFASWLFLVSAGITFIFGVLHILNVAHGSIFALGAYMGAWLAAWFLGGQYPVWLSFPLLVVGAILVAVTVGPLIERVFLKRIYQEEEAIPLLTTFALFLILEDVIKLVWGIEPRFVNAPFSIMGQVRLFGISYAGYPFLLVCISIFCAVILWLVINRTLFGRQLISVIGDREISSAMGINVPRIDTFAFTLGSFLAALGGAFTAPMISVEPGMGIEVIVLAFAVVAIGGLGSIGGAAIGCLLVGFARVAAVQFYPELELFVIYTLMVLVLIFRPHGFFGGIEVRRI
- a CDS encoding fumarylacetoacetate hydrolase family protein; the protein is MALSKMVLEEAAQRLLAASRNVEPIDPLTETYPGITVEEAYRIQLRVMDMKKSAGQVVVGKKIGLTSLAMQAMLGVKEPDYGHILNGMVVMEGEKIPVGELIAPRIEGEIAFVLKEDLKGPGVTLTDVLRCSEGVIPAFEIIDSRIRDWKIKLPDTVADNASSARIVLGGVLTAAQAIDLRTVGMVMEKNGEVLATAAGAAVLGHPAQAVAWLANKLSAYGIVLRKGEVVLSGSLTAAAPVAAGDFFRADFGSLGDVKIKFI